One Glycine soja cultivar W05 chromosome 2, ASM419377v2, whole genome shotgun sequence genomic region harbors:
- the LOC114384953 gene encoding protein DETOXIFICATION 9-like isoform X5 has protein sequence MMGKEEATPLLRKSEVAPLEDDDAFCVELKRVGSMAAPMVAANMCQYLLQVVSLMMVGHLGVLVSFSGVAIATSFAEVTGFCVLMGMAGALETLCGQTYGAEEFSEIGNYTFCAIVTLLLVCLPISMLWIFVDKILLLFGQDPEISHVAHEYCIYSIPALYGFAVLQCQIRYFQTQILKCGRLSYLHYLLGFYLIHNFKPQFFLSDFFSLNTTTLHYIIPYAVGASASTRISNELGAGNPKAAQGIVRVIVIIGIVDGVIVSIFFVCCRHILGYAYSNDKEVVDYVSDIVPILCGSFTADSLIGALSGIARGGGFQQIGAYVNLGAYYLVGVPLAFLLGFVLHFNAKGLWMGSLTGSVLQVIILTVVTVLTDWQKEATKARVRIVEKSIKAHNGSV, from the exons ATGATGGGTAAGGAGGAAGCAACACCGCTTCTAAGAAAGAGTGAGGTGGCACCATTAGAGGATGATGATGCATTTTGTGTAGAGCTTAAAAGGGTAGGCTCCATGGCAGCTCCAATGGTGGCTGCGAATATGTGTCAGTACCTTCTACAAGTTGTGTCACTGATGATGGTGGGACATCTTGGTGTACTTGTCTCCTTCTCTGGGGTTGCAATTGCCACTTCTTTTGCTGAAGTTACAGGCTTTTGTGTTCTT ATGGGAATGGCTGGTGCATTGGAAACTTTATGTGGCCAAACCTATGGTGCAGAAGAATTTTCAGAGATTGGAAACTACACTTTTTGTGCAATTGTGACTTTGCTTTTGGTTTGTCTCCCCATATCTATGCTGTGGATATTCGTGGATAAAATACTATTGTTGTTTGGTCAAGACCCTGAAATTTCTCATGTAGCTCATGAGTACTGCATATACTCCATCCCTGCATTGTATGGCTTTGCTGTTCTTCAATGTCAGATTCGCTACTTCCAGACTCAGA TTTTGAAATGTGGTCGTTTGAGCTACTTACATTATTTGCTGGGCTTTTACCTAATCCACAACTTCAAACCTCAGTTCTTTCTGTCTG ACTTTTTCAGCCTTAACACAACCACATTGCACTACATCATTCCATATGCTGTTGGAGCTTCTGCAAG TACTCGCATTTCGAATGAATTAGGAGCAGGGAATCCAAAGGCAGCTCAAGGTATTGTTCGTGTTATTGTGATTATTGGAATTGTTGATGGGGTTATTGTCAGCATTTTCTTCGTTTGTTGTAGGCATATATTAGGATATGCTTATAGCAACGACAAGGAAGTTGTAGATTATGTTTCAGATATTGTTCCCATTCTTTGTGGGTCTTTTACTGCAGATAGTCTAATAGGAGCTCTTTCTG GGATTGCAAGAGGTGGAGGATTTCAGCAAATAGGAGCTTATGTGAACCTTGGAGCCTATTATCTTGTGGGAGTTCCTTTAGCATTCTTATTGGGTTTTGTCCTACATTTCAATGCCAAGGGACTATGGATGGGAAGTCTTACAGGATCTGTTCTACAAGTGATTATTCTGACTGTTGTAACAGTGTTAACAGATTGGCAGAAAGAG GCAACAAAAGCAAGGGTGAGAATAGTTGAGAAGTCAATTAAAGCTCATAATGGTTCAgtctga
- the LOC114384953 gene encoding protein DETOXIFICATION 9-like isoform X1, with protein sequence MMGKEEATPLLRKSEVAPLEDDDAFCVELKRVGSMAAPMVAANMCQYLLQVVSLMMVGHLGVLVSFSGVAIATSFAEVTGFCVLMGMAGALETLCGQTYGAEEFSEIGNYTFCAIVTLLLVCLPISMLWIFVDKILLLFGQDPEISHVAHEYCIYSIPALYGFAVLQCQIRYFQTQSMIFPMVFSSIAVLCLHVPICWALVFKLALGHVGAAYAIGISYWLNVIGLGIYMNFSPACEKTKIVFSFNALLSIPEFCQFAIPSGLMFCFEMWSFELLTLFAGLLPNPQLQTSVLSVCLNTTTLHYIIPYAVGASASTRISNELGAGNPKAAQGIVRVIVIIGIVDGVIVSIFFVCCRHILGYAYSNDKEVVDYVSDIVPILCGSFTADSLIGALSGIARGGGFQQIGAYVNLGAYYLVGVPLAFLLGFVLHFNAKGLWMGSLTGSVLQVIILTVVTVLTDWQKEATKARVRIVEKSIKAHNGSV encoded by the exons ATGATGGGTAAGGAGGAAGCAACACCGCTTCTAAGAAAGAGTGAGGTGGCACCATTAGAGGATGATGATGCATTTTGTGTAGAGCTTAAAAGGGTAGGCTCCATGGCAGCTCCAATGGTGGCTGCGAATATGTGTCAGTACCTTCTACAAGTTGTGTCACTGATGATGGTGGGACATCTTGGTGTACTTGTCTCCTTCTCTGGGGTTGCAATTGCCACTTCTTTTGCTGAAGTTACAGGCTTTTGTGTTCTT ATGGGAATGGCTGGTGCATTGGAAACTTTATGTGGCCAAACCTATGGTGCAGAAGAATTTTCAGAGATTGGAAACTACACTTTTTGTGCAATTGTGACTTTGCTTTTGGTTTGTCTCCCCATATCTATGCTGTGGATATTCGTGGATAAAATACTATTGTTGTTTGGTCAAGACCCTGAAATTTCTCATGTAGCTCATGAGTACTGCATATACTCCATCCCTGCATTGTATGGCTTTGCTGTTCTTCAATGTCAGATTCGCTACTTCCAGACTCAGAGTATGATCTTTCCCATGGTTTTCAGCTCAATTGCGGTTCTGTGTTTGCATGTTCCTATTTGTTGGGCTTTGGTATTCAAATTAGCCCTAGGACATGTTGGAGCAGCATATGCTATTGGAATttcatattggttaaatgtcaTTGGGCTTGgaatttatatgaatttttctCCAGCATGTGAGAAAACCaaaattgtgttttcttttaatgCTTTATTAAGCATTCCAGAGTTCTGCCAATTTGCTATTCCTTCTGGACTGATGTTTTG TTTTGAAATGTGGTCGTTTGAGCTACTTACATTATTTGCTGGGCTTTTACCTAATCCACAACTTCAAACCTCAGTTCTTTCTGTCTG CCTTAACACAACCACATTGCACTACATCATTCCATATGCTGTTGGAGCTTCTGCAAG TACTCGCATTTCGAATGAATTAGGAGCAGGGAATCCAAAGGCAGCTCAAGGTATTGTTCGTGTTATTGTGATTATTGGAATTGTTGATGGGGTTATTGTCAGCATTTTCTTCGTTTGTTGTAGGCATATATTAGGATATGCTTATAGCAACGACAAGGAAGTTGTAGATTATGTTTCAGATATTGTTCCCATTCTTTGTGGGTCTTTTACTGCAGATAGTCTAATAGGAGCTCTTTCTG GGATTGCAAGAGGTGGAGGATTTCAGCAAATAGGAGCTTATGTGAACCTTGGAGCCTATTATCTTGTGGGAGTTCCTTTAGCATTCTTATTGGGTTTTGTCCTACATTTCAATGCCAAGGGACTATGGATGGGAAGTCTTACAGGATCTGTTCTACAAGTGATTATTCTGACTGTTGTAACAGTGTTAACAGATTGGCAGAAAGAG GCAACAAAAGCAAGGGTGAGAATAGTTGAGAAGTCAATTAAAGCTCATAATGGTTCAgtctga
- the LOC114384953 gene encoding protein DETOXIFICATION 9-like isoform X4: MGMAGALETLCGQTYGAEEFSEIGNYTFCAIVTLLLVCLPISMLWIFVDKILLLFGQDPEISHVAHEYCIYSIPALYGFAVLQCQIRYFQTQSMIFPMVFSSIAVLCLHVPICWALVFKLALGHVGAAYAIGISYWLNVIGLGIYMNFSPACEKTKIVFSFNALLSIPEFCQFAIPSGLMFCFEMWSFELLTLFAGLLPNPQLQTSVLSVCLNTTTLHYIIPYAVGASASTRISNELGAGNPKAAQGIVRVIVIIGIVDGVIVSIFFVCCRHILGYAYSNDKEVVDYVSDIVPILCGSFTADSLIGALSGIARGGGFQQIGAYVNLGAYYLVGVPLAFLLGFVLHFNAKGLWMGSLTGSVLQVIILTVVTVLTDWQKEATKARVRIVEKSIKAHNGSV; encoded by the exons ATGGGAATGGCTGGTGCATTGGAAACTTTATGTGGCCAAACCTATGGTGCAGAAGAATTTTCAGAGATTGGAAACTACACTTTTTGTGCAATTGTGACTTTGCTTTTGGTTTGTCTCCCCATATCTATGCTGTGGATATTCGTGGATAAAATACTATTGTTGTTTGGTCAAGACCCTGAAATTTCTCATGTAGCTCATGAGTACTGCATATACTCCATCCCTGCATTGTATGGCTTTGCTGTTCTTCAATGTCAGATTCGCTACTTCCAGACTCAGAGTATGATCTTTCCCATGGTTTTCAGCTCAATTGCGGTTCTGTGTTTGCATGTTCCTATTTGTTGGGCTTTGGTATTCAAATTAGCCCTAGGACATGTTGGAGCAGCATATGCTATTGGAATttcatattggttaaatgtcaTTGGGCTTGgaatttatatgaatttttctCCAGCATGTGAGAAAACCaaaattgtgttttcttttaatgCTTTATTAAGCATTCCAGAGTTCTGCCAATTTGCTATTCCTTCTGGACTGATGTTTTG TTTTGAAATGTGGTCGTTTGAGCTACTTACATTATTTGCTGGGCTTTTACCTAATCCACAACTTCAAACCTCAGTTCTTTCTGTCTG CCTTAACACAACCACATTGCACTACATCATTCCATATGCTGTTGGAGCTTCTGCAAG TACTCGCATTTCGAATGAATTAGGAGCAGGGAATCCAAAGGCAGCTCAAGGTATTGTTCGTGTTATTGTGATTATTGGAATTGTTGATGGGGTTATTGTCAGCATTTTCTTCGTTTGTTGTAGGCATATATTAGGATATGCTTATAGCAACGACAAGGAAGTTGTAGATTATGTTTCAGATATTGTTCCCATTCTTTGTGGGTCTTTTACTGCAGATAGTCTAATAGGAGCTCTTTCTG GGATTGCAAGAGGTGGAGGATTTCAGCAAATAGGAGCTTATGTGAACCTTGGAGCCTATTATCTTGTGGGAGTTCCTTTAGCATTCTTATTGGGTTTTGTCCTACATTTCAATGCCAAGGGACTATGGATGGGAAGTCTTACAGGATCTGTTCTACAAGTGATTATTCTGACTGTTGTAACAGTGTTAACAGATTGGCAGAAAGAG GCAACAAAAGCAAGGGTGAGAATAGTTGAGAAGTCAATTAAAGCTCATAATGGTTCAgtctga
- the LOC114384953 gene encoding protein DETOXIFICATION 14-like isoform X2 — translation MMGKEEATPLLRKSEVAPLEDDDAFCVELKRVGSMAAPMVAANMCQYLLQVVSLMMVGHLGVLVSFSGVAIATSFAEVTGFCVLMGMAGALETLCGQTYGAEEFSEIGNYTFCAIVTLLLVCLPISMLWIFVDKILLLFGQDPEISHVAHEYCIYSIPALYGFAVLQCQIRYFQTQSMIFPMVFSSIAVLCLHVPICWALVFKLALGHVGAAYAIGISYWLNVIGLGIYMNFSPACEKTKIVFSFNALLSIPEFCQFAIPSGLMFCFEMWSFELLTLFAGLLPNPQLQTSVLSVCLNTTTLHYIIPYAVGASASTRISNELGAGNPKAAQDSLIGALSGIARGGGFQQIGAYVNLGAYYLVGVPLAFLLGFVLHFNAKGLWMGSLTGSVLQVIILTVVTVLTDWQKEATKARVRIVEKSIKAHNGSV, via the exons ATGATGGGTAAGGAGGAAGCAACACCGCTTCTAAGAAAGAGTGAGGTGGCACCATTAGAGGATGATGATGCATTTTGTGTAGAGCTTAAAAGGGTAGGCTCCATGGCAGCTCCAATGGTGGCTGCGAATATGTGTCAGTACCTTCTACAAGTTGTGTCACTGATGATGGTGGGACATCTTGGTGTACTTGTCTCCTTCTCTGGGGTTGCAATTGCCACTTCTTTTGCTGAAGTTACAGGCTTTTGTGTTCTT ATGGGAATGGCTGGTGCATTGGAAACTTTATGTGGCCAAACCTATGGTGCAGAAGAATTTTCAGAGATTGGAAACTACACTTTTTGTGCAATTGTGACTTTGCTTTTGGTTTGTCTCCCCATATCTATGCTGTGGATATTCGTGGATAAAATACTATTGTTGTTTGGTCAAGACCCTGAAATTTCTCATGTAGCTCATGAGTACTGCATATACTCCATCCCTGCATTGTATGGCTTTGCTGTTCTTCAATGTCAGATTCGCTACTTCCAGACTCAGAGTATGATCTTTCCCATGGTTTTCAGCTCAATTGCGGTTCTGTGTTTGCATGTTCCTATTTGTTGGGCTTTGGTATTCAAATTAGCCCTAGGACATGTTGGAGCAGCATATGCTATTGGAATttcatattggttaaatgtcaTTGGGCTTGgaatttatatgaatttttctCCAGCATGTGAGAAAACCaaaattgtgttttcttttaatgCTTTATTAAGCATTCCAGAGTTCTGCCAATTTGCTATTCCTTCTGGACTGATGTTTTG TTTTGAAATGTGGTCGTTTGAGCTACTTACATTATTTGCTGGGCTTTTACCTAATCCACAACTTCAAACCTCAGTTCTTTCTGTCTG CCTTAACACAACCACATTGCACTACATCATTCCATATGCTGTTGGAGCTTCTGCAAG TACTCGCATTTCGAATGAATTAGGAGCAGGGAATCCAAAGGCAGCTCAAG ATAGTCTAATAGGAGCTCTTTCTG GGATTGCAAGAGGTGGAGGATTTCAGCAAATAGGAGCTTATGTGAACCTTGGAGCCTATTATCTTGTGGGAGTTCCTTTAGCATTCTTATTGGGTTTTGTCCTACATTTCAATGCCAAGGGACTATGGATGGGAAGTCTTACAGGATCTGTTCTACAAGTGATTATTCTGACTGTTGTAACAGTGTTAACAGATTGGCAGAAAGAG GCAACAAAAGCAAGGGTGAGAATAGTTGAGAAGTCAATTAAAGCTCATAATGGTTCAgtctga
- the LOC114384953 gene encoding protein DETOXIFICATION 9-like isoform X3, with protein sequence MMGKEEATPLLRKSEVAPLEDDDAFCVELKRVGSMAAPMVAANMCQYLLQVVSLMMVGHLGVLVSFSGVAIATSFAEVTGFCVLMGMAGALETLCGQTYGAEEFSEIGNYTFCAIVTLLLVCLPISMLWIFVDKILLLFGQDPEISHVAHEYCIYSIPALYGFAVLQCQIRYFQTQSMIFPMVFSSIAVLCLHVPICWALVFKLALGHVGAAYAIGISYWLNVIGLGIYMNFSPACEKTKIVFSFNALLSIPEFCQFAIPSGLMFCFEMWSFELLTLFAGLLPNPQLQTSVLSVCLNTTTLHYIIPYAVGASASTRISNELGAGNPKAAQGIARGGGFQQIGAYVNLGAYYLVGVPLAFLLGFVLHFNAKGLWMGSLTGSVLQVIILTVVTVLTDWQKEATKARVRIVEKSIKAHNGSV encoded by the exons ATGATGGGTAAGGAGGAAGCAACACCGCTTCTAAGAAAGAGTGAGGTGGCACCATTAGAGGATGATGATGCATTTTGTGTAGAGCTTAAAAGGGTAGGCTCCATGGCAGCTCCAATGGTGGCTGCGAATATGTGTCAGTACCTTCTACAAGTTGTGTCACTGATGATGGTGGGACATCTTGGTGTACTTGTCTCCTTCTCTGGGGTTGCAATTGCCACTTCTTTTGCTGAAGTTACAGGCTTTTGTGTTCTT ATGGGAATGGCTGGTGCATTGGAAACTTTATGTGGCCAAACCTATGGTGCAGAAGAATTTTCAGAGATTGGAAACTACACTTTTTGTGCAATTGTGACTTTGCTTTTGGTTTGTCTCCCCATATCTATGCTGTGGATATTCGTGGATAAAATACTATTGTTGTTTGGTCAAGACCCTGAAATTTCTCATGTAGCTCATGAGTACTGCATATACTCCATCCCTGCATTGTATGGCTTTGCTGTTCTTCAATGTCAGATTCGCTACTTCCAGACTCAGAGTATGATCTTTCCCATGGTTTTCAGCTCAATTGCGGTTCTGTGTTTGCATGTTCCTATTTGTTGGGCTTTGGTATTCAAATTAGCCCTAGGACATGTTGGAGCAGCATATGCTATTGGAATttcatattggttaaatgtcaTTGGGCTTGgaatttatatgaatttttctCCAGCATGTGAGAAAACCaaaattgtgttttcttttaatgCTTTATTAAGCATTCCAGAGTTCTGCCAATTTGCTATTCCTTCTGGACTGATGTTTTG TTTTGAAATGTGGTCGTTTGAGCTACTTACATTATTTGCTGGGCTTTTACCTAATCCACAACTTCAAACCTCAGTTCTTTCTGTCTG CCTTAACACAACCACATTGCACTACATCATTCCATATGCTGTTGGAGCTTCTGCAAG TACTCGCATTTCGAATGAATTAGGAGCAGGGAATCCAAAGGCAGCTCAAG GGATTGCAAGAGGTGGAGGATTTCAGCAAATAGGAGCTTATGTGAACCTTGGAGCCTATTATCTTGTGGGAGTTCCTTTAGCATTCTTATTGGGTTTTGTCCTACATTTCAATGCCAAGGGACTATGGATGGGAAGTCTTACAGGATCTGTTCTACAAGTGATTATTCTGACTGTTGTAACAGTGTTAACAGATTGGCAGAAAGAG GCAACAAAAGCAAGGGTGAGAATAGTTGAGAAGTCAATTAAAGCTCATAATGGTTCAgtctga